A genomic window from Glycine max cultivar Williams 82 chromosome 17, Glycine_max_v4.0, whole genome shotgun sequence includes:
- the LOC102663819 gene encoding uncharacterized protein — protein sequence MEKGYTQLENKNSLPQNEKETLLKMRKDQQALTFIYQGLDEGIFEMVFNVSTSKEAWEILLTSLEDVDKVKKVCLQTLGGKFKSLDMKQFESILDFGNRVIMIVKQMKRYQENMEEAHVVEKVLRSLIAKFDFVICVIEKSKDIESMTVDRLLGSLQAYEERFKRRNDEPLEKVLKAKASLKVKGRDNT from the coding sequence ATGGAGAAAGGTTATACGCAACTTGAAAATAAGAATTCTTTGCCACAAAATGAAAAGGAGACTTTGTTGAAGATGAGGAAGGATCAACAAGCACTTACCTTCATCTATCAAGGTTTAGATGAAGGCATCTTTGAGATGGTGTTCAATGTCTCCACCTCCAAAGAAGCTTGGGAGATTTTGCTAACATCCCTTGAAGATGTTGACAAGGTGAAAAAGGTGTGCCTACAAACTCTTGGTGGAAAGTTTAAATCCTTGGATATGAAGCAATTTGAGTCAATTTTGGATTTTGGCAATAGGGTGATAATGATTGTGAAGCAAATGAAGCGTTATCAGGAGAATATGGAAGAAGCTCATGTTGTAGAGAAGGTCCTTCGTTCTTTAATcgcaaaatttgattttgtgaTTTGTGTAATTGAAAAGTCAAAGGACATTGAATCAATGACTGTGGACCGATTATTAGGTTCACTTCAAGCATATGAAGAAAGGttcaaaagaagaaatgatGAGCCTTTGGAGAAAGTTCTTAAAGCCAAAGCTTCTTTGAAAGTAAAAGGAAGAGACAACACATGA